The DNA window TTTAAAAGATGGAGAGGTTATTGAAAAATGAGAAGAAAAAATTTTATTATAATATTGTTATTTATATTTATTAATATTTTAAGTTTCTCAAATGAGAATCTACCTACTGTAAATACAAGTATTAATAGTATGAACCCTGTTTATGATGAATCATTAAAAGAATATAAAATAAAATCAGAAAATACAGATTTATTTTATAACTATATTAAAAAAATGATTGATGAAAAGGGAGTAGCTACTGCTTATACTAAATTGGAGAAAGGTGAGCTAATTGCTACTGATGAAAATAATAATATTATTTTTATAGAGAAGTTGCCTGAAAATATATCTGAAAAAACAACTTATTTTGAGTCAAAACAAACATATCAAGTAAAAAATGGGAAAATGTTAGTAAATACTGATTATGTTCTTGACTCTGATGGAGAAAAAACAAGAATTATATCTGAAACTTTATTAAAAAAATCTATAAATGGGAAAAATATATTTGGAATTATAGATTTAATGGGAGATTTAAGTATTTCATTAGAAAAAACTTTCGCCAATGTAGAAACTTATAAGTCAATGATCTATGATGAAAATGATAAATTAATTTTTTCTGCAACTTATAAAAATAAGAAGATAGAAGCTGAAAGTGAAGTAGACAATAGTTTTATGAAAATGACTTATACTTTTGAAGATAATAATTTTACCAAAGGAACCATAAATATATATATTGATAAGAAGCTATTAGCTACTGTAAAAGTTAAAGATTCTCTTCAAGATGGTGAAATGAAAATGTTTTATCCAAATGGTAAAGTTATGGGAACTTCTACTTTTAAAAATGGAAAATTAAATGGAATCTCTAAAGTATTTTATGAAAATGGAAAAATTATGACAAAAATGAATTTTAAAGATGATGAACTTGATGGTGAAGCAATTCTGTATGATGAAGATGGAAAAATTATAACCAAACAATTTTATAAAAATGGGGAAGAAGTGATTAAATAATGAGAAAAAAAATTTTTATTTTAACTATGTTGATATTTTTATTTGTTAATATCTTAAGTATGGCAGTAGAAAATCCTACTACTTTATCTGATGGTCTAAGTTTAGTTGACCCTACTTACCAAGAAGCATTAAAAGACTATAAGCCAAATTTTGAAAATATTGATAAAATATTTAACTATATAGAAAAAAATATAAAAGAAAAAGGAAGAGCTATTTTTTATTCTAAGTTAGAAAAAGGAAAAAGTGAAGTAATTGTTACAGATGAAAATAATAATATTATCTATATTGAAAAAATACCAGAAAAGCTGACAGAAATGACACCAAATCTTGAAATGAAGCAAACATATGAATTAAAGAATGGAAAAACTTTAGAATATTCAGAAATGAATACAGAGATGCTTGGAAAAAAAGTTAAAATGAAATCTGAAACTTTAAGAAAAATAAAAATAAACAAAAAAGATGCAATTAAAGTATTAGGTTCACTAGATAATTTGAATAATCCAAGCTATAATGTTTATTCCAATATTGAATATTCTAAATTTGAAGTTTATGACACAAACAATAATTTACTTCAAAGAATGAATTATAGAAATAATAAAATGACAATAGAACAGGAAGTAGAAGGAAATAAAGTTAAAATGATTTATCTTTTTGATAATATTAACACTATGAGTGGAAGACTAGAAGCATATAAGAATGATGAGTTAATTAGTATTATACAAATAAAAAATTTTCTTCCTGAGGGTGAAGTAAAAATGTTTTATCCTAGTGGTAAATTATTATCTACATTTTATGTAAAAAGTAATAAAATGGATGGTCCAGTAAAAACATATTATGAAAATGGGAAAATACAAGGAATTTATAATATAAAAGATAATGTTCTAAATGGAGAAGCTATTGAATATGATGAAAATGGAAATGTTGTAGAAAAAGTTTTATATAAAAATGGAAAAATAGTAAAATAATAAATAAAGGACTATTACAAATTGATTTTAAACTTGTAATAGTCCTCTTATTATATTTATGTATCTTTTCTAAAATGACTTCCACCAAACATCCTTACTAAGACATACATTAAAATTCTTTTATATTTTTTTACATTCCATTCTACCATAATCTCTAAGAATATTTTATCAGCTTCAGCCCTTGTAACATCAATTTTGCATTGACTTGAATATAACCAATCATGTACAACTGCTGCTCTTCCATGTTTACCATAAGTATTTATAATATTTCTAAAAATCTTAGGTACTGATGCATAATCTGTCCTAAAACCTTTTGGAACAACTACAAGTCCCTTTGATGTTTCATAAGAATATTCTTCTAAAACTTCCCAATATTTATCATCAATTGGGCATGTATTTAGTCTACTTTTTTCCATAACATCCACTCCCCTTAATTAATTTAAAAATTGTTAAGATATACTAGAATTTAATTGAAGATAATTCTTTTGATAAATGCTTTAGTTGTTAATTATTTATAAGAAATATATATAATTAAATCATTTTATGATATAATTATAACTTTTTTTTATTATAATTTCAATTATTAAGTAAAGTATTTTTTACTTAAAATATAAATATTTTATAGAAAATTTCTAAAAATTATGCTAAAATATGCCGTTAAAATATATAAATTAAAGGATTGATTACTTTGGAAGGAATAATAATTGTAAATAAACCAAAAGGAATAACTTCCTTTGATGTTATAAGAAAACTTAAAAAAATCTTAAAAACTAAAAAAATAGGACATACTGGAACTCTTGACCCATTGGCAACAGGAGTTATGCTTATGTGTGTTGGAAAAGCTACTAAACTTGCATCTGATTTAGAAGCAAAAAATAAAGTCTATATTGCAGATTTTGATATAGGTTATGCAACAGATACCTATGACATTGAAGGAAAAAAAATAGCTGAAAATATTATTGAAATTTCAAAAGAAAATCTAGAGCAATCTATAAAAAAATTTATAGGTAATATAAAACAAGTTCCTCCAATGTACTCTGCTATCAAAATTGATGGAAATAAACTTTATCATTTAGCAAGAAAAGGAATTGAAGTTGAGAGACCTGAAAGAGATGTCACTATTGAATATATTAATCTTTTAGATTTTAAAGATAATAAAGCTAAAATAGAAACAAAAGTTTCAAAAGGTTGCTATATAAGAAGTTTAATTTATGATATAGGACAAGATTTAGGAACTTATGCAACTATGACAGCACTTCAAAGAAAACAAGTTGGAGATTATTCTTTGGAGGATTCATATAGCTTAGAACAGATTGAAGAAATGGTTTTAAATAATGATTTTAAGTTTTTGAAAACTGTTGAAGAATTTTTTTCTTATGATAAATATAGTTTACAAACTGAAAAAGAATTTATTTTATATAAAAACGGTAACACTGTAAAAATAAAAGAAAATTTAGAAAATAAAAAATATAGAATTTATTTTCAAAATGAATTTATAGGATTGGCAAATGTAGAGAATAATAATTTATTAAAAGGATATAAGTATTATTAATTTTAAATATAAATATGAGAGGAAAAAAATGAAGATTAAAAACATAGCAATTATTGCTCACGTTGACCACGGAAAAACTACACTTGTAGACTGCTTATTAAGGCAAGGAGGAGTTTTTAAAACTCATGAACTTGAAAAAGTTGAAGAAAGAGTTATGGACTCAGATGATATTGAAAGAGAAAGAGGAATTACAATTTTCTCTAAAAATGCTTCTGCTAGATATAAAGACTATAAAATTAATATAGTTGATACACCAGGCCATGCTGACTTTGGTGGAGAAGTACAAAGAATTATGAAGATGGTTGATTCTGTTCTTTTACTTGTAGATGCTTTTGAAGGACCTATGCCTCAAACAAAATATGTTTTAAAGAAAGCTTTGGAACAAGGACATAGACCAATAGTTGTAGTAAACAAAGTTGATAAACCCAATGCTAGACCAGAAGATGTATTGTATATGGTTTATGATTTATTTATAGAATTAAATGCCAATGAATATCAACTCGAATTTCCAGTAGTTTATGCATCAGGAAAAGCAGGTTTTGCTAGAAAAGAATTAACTGATGAAAATACTGATATGCAACCATTATTTGAAACAATATTAGAGCATGTTCAAGATCCTGATGGAGATGTTACAAAACCAACTCAATTCTTGATAACAAATATTGCTTATGATAACTATGTTGGAAAATTAGCAGTTGGGAGAATACATAATGGAACTTTAAAAAGAAACCAAGATGTAATGTTAATAAAAAGAGATGGAAAACAAGTTAAAGGAAAAGTTTCTGTTCTATATGGTTATGAAGGTTTAAAAAGAGTTGAAATAGAAGAAGCAGAAGCTGGAGATATAGTTTGTATTGCTGGTATTGATGACATAGATATTGGAGAAACATTAGCAGATATAAATGAACCTATTGCTTTACCTTTGATTGATATTGATGAGCCTACTCTTGCTATGACATTTATGGTAAATGATTCTCCATTTGTTGGAAAAGAAGGAAAATTTGTAACTTCAAGACATATTTGGGATAGATTACAAAAAGAAATTCAAACAAATGTTAGTATGAGAGTAGAAGCAACTGATTCACCTGATTCATTTATTGTAAAAGGTAGAGGAGAACTTCAACTTTCAATATTACTTGAAAATATGAGAAGAGAAGGTTTTGAAGTGCAAGTTTCAAAACCAAGAGTTCTATTTAAAGAAAAAGATGGAAAAAGATTAGAACCTATTGAACTTGCTTTAATAGATGTTGATGATAGTTTTACAGGAACTGTAATTGAAAAGATGGGAGTTAGAAAAGCTGAAATGGTTTCAATGGTTCCAGGTCAAGATGGATATACAAGACTTGAATTTAAAGTACCTGCAAGAGGACTTATTGGTTTTAGAAATGAATTTTTAACTGATACTAAGGGAACTGGAATTTTAAATCATTCTTTTTTTGATTATGAAGAATATAAGGGAGATATTCCTACAAGAAATAAGGGAGTTTTAATAGCCACTGAACCAGGAGTTACTGTTCCTTATGCTTTAAATAACTTACAAGATAGAGGAACTTTATTCTTAGACCCAGGTATTCCTGTGTATGAGGGAATGATAGTTGGAGAACACAACAGAGAAAATGACTTAGTTGTAAATGTTTGTAAAACTAAAAAATTAACAAATATGAGAGCTGCTGGTTCTGATGATGCAGTTAAACTTGCAACTCCAAGGAAATTTACATTGGAGCAAGCACTTGATTATATTGCAGAAGATGAACTTGTAGAAGTTACACCTACAAATATCAGACTTAGAAAGAAAATCTTAAAAGAAGGAGACAGAAGAAAAAACTGGTCTGCCCTAAATAATAAATAATATTAGGTATTATTTGTCAAATAGTGTTGATAAAAAAGTTTAGACTTACAATTAACAGAACTAAGAGAATTTTTTTGAGAATAAAATCTTAAAAGATTCTCTTTTTTGTTTAATTAAATCACTTTATTGAATTAAAAAATTAAGAACTAATTGATATAATTCCTGCTTGAATTAATATGCGCTTTTTAAAATTACTAAAATTTGAATATCCAAATGCTGTTCTCTTTATTGACTTAATTTTATTGTTTAAACCTTCTATCAACCCATTTGTAATGTTTGATTTAAACATATTTTCAATATATTTCATATATTTTTTTAAACTCTTTAAAGCTGTAAGCATTTGTTTAGATACTTTCTCCTTTTTGGCTAGATTTTTCTTTACAATATTTTCAAATCTTTTAAAATTATTATGTCTTATTGCTTGAAGAATATCTTGATATATATTAAAATTAACATCTAATTCAGGACTCTTTTCTAGAAGATAGTCCACTTTTTGCTTAGTACTAAGTTTGTATTTAAAGCTTGGACAATAAAAGTTGTAAAATAAAGTGTCACATAAAAAAATAAAAAGAGAACCATAATAGTTTTCATGGTATGATTAAGTCTGCAAAAACAAATCAAAGGAGAAAAGCTATTATGATTCAACAACAGTATACAATAAAAAGAAGAAAAGGACAACATTTAACTTTAATTGAAAGAGGTAAAATTGAAGCTTTCTTAAAAATTAATATGCCTAAAATTCAAATTGCTTCTGAAATTGGTATTAGTACCAGAACTCTTTATCGCGAAATTAGCAGAGGAATGATTAAAGGACTTCTTAATTCTGATTACTCTACTTATGATGCATATTCTGCTGAGTTTGCACACAGAAAATACTTAGAAGCTATGAAAGGTAAAGAAGGAACACTAAAAATTGGTAAAAATCGTAAATTAATAGAGTATGTTGAGAATTCTATGCTTAATGATAAAAATTCTCCATATGTAGCCTTAGAAAATGCTAAAAAAGAAAATATAGAAGTGAATATTTGTTTAAAGACACTATATAACTACATTCATAAAGAATTATTCATAAATTTTTCTGAAGAAGATATGATTTACAAAAAAGATAGAAGAAAGCAAGAAAGGATTCCAAAAAGAATAAGAAAGATTGGAGGAAAGAGTATAGAAGAAAGGCCAGAAGAAATAAATAACAGACAAGAATTAGGTCATTTTGAAGCAGATACTGTGTTAGGAAAAAGAGGAATAAAGGAAGCTATATTAGTATTAACAGATAGAAAAACAAGGCTAGAAATGGTAAGAAAGATACCTGATAAAACAGCAGAAAGTGTGATAAAAGAATTAAGTAAAATAATAACAGAGTATCCTGGGATGATAAAAAGTATAACAAGTGATAATGGTAGTGAATTTATGAGAGCAGACAAGATAGAGGAAGAAAATATCGCATATTATTATGCACATAGTTATAGCTCATGGGAAAGAGGAAGCAATGAGAATAATAACAAGTTAATAAGGAGATTTATTCCTAAAGGAACTGACATATCAGAAATAAGTGAAGAAGAAATTAAGCGAATAGAAAAGTGGATGAATGATTACCCAAGAAAAATATTTAATGGAAAAAGTGCAAATGAAATGTATTTAAGTGAATTTACTAAATATTTTTCATAATGTGACATTTATAGTTGCAATTTACTATCATCTTTTATAATAATAGCTTGGCTATTATTTATTGCAATAATATTCAATATATCTTTATATTTTTCAACTATTTGTTTGGAACTTTCCTCAAAAGGAAATTCATTTAAGTGAGGAACTATATAAAAATCAACTAAATTTAATCCTGAATATTCTTTTAAATCTTTTGCGATACTTACATCATCCATTAAGTCAGAATATTCTGTATCTTTAGAAGTAATTATTGCTCCAGCTGATTCTCCAATATATACCATTCCAGAATTAACTCTATTTTTTATAAAATCAATTAAGTTTTTTCTTTTTAACTCTTGTAATAAATAGAATGTATTTCCACCACCAACATATAAATAGTTAGCTTTTTCTATTTTATTTTTAATAGTTTTTTCATCTAATTTTGAAATTTCTAAATCTTCTACTTCCATTCCTAGACTTTTAAATACTTCTTTTGCTTCATCAACTAAAAATTTAGTTTCCTCATCTATATTAGCAGTAGGGATAAATAAAGCTTTCTTTCCTTTGGTATCATTATTCATAAAATCTTTAAATGTATCTTTTACTCCTGTGAAATACGAACATAAAAATAAATTTTTCATATAATTACCTCTTTATTTCAAAAAAAATTTTATTAAATTCCAAAAAATACCAAAACTACCCCAGTGAGAATTTTTTGTGGAACTATCCAGTTCATTACCTAAACTTTTAAATTTAAAAGACATTTCTTTTTTATTTCTATTAAAATCATTTAAAAATTCTCTGTATAACTTTTCTATATCTAATTTTTGAGTTTTTTCAATTTTAATATTTTTAAAAATTTTTATCCATTTTAAAAGTCCTTTTTTATTTTCATTAGGAGAAAAAACTAGTTCTTCTTTATAAACATCGTATTTGTTTGCCCACTCTTTAATAGCTTCTAATTTTTTCTCTCCTTTAAAATATAAGTTAAATTGCTCTTCAAGCTTTTCAACAGTTAATTTCATTTTATTCCCCCAAAATCAATATTTGAAATATACCAAATAAAATCATAAGACTAGCTCCAATTAAAGCTAAAATTTTATGTAATTTAAAATTTTCATCTTCAACCAAAGTCTTTTTAAAAGTATTAGCTAAAATTCCAAAGAATAATATTACTAAAAATATTCC is part of the Fusobacterium nucleatum genome and encodes:
- a CDS encoding toxin-antitoxin system YwqK family antitoxin, giving the protein MRRKNFIIILLFIFINILSFSNENLPTVNTSINSMNPVYDESLKEYKIKSENTDLFYNYIKKMIDEKGVATAYTKLEKGELIATDENNNIIFIEKLPENISEKTTYFESKQTYQVKNGKMLVNTDYVLDSDGEKTRIISETLLKKSINGKNIFGIIDLMGDLSISLEKTFANVETYKSMIYDENDKLIFSATYKNKKIEAESEVDNSFMKMTYTFEDNNFTKGTINIYIDKKLLATVKVKDSLQDGEMKMFYPNGKVMGTSTFKNGKLNGISKVFYENGKIMTKMNFKDDELDGEAILYDEDGKIITKQFYKNGEEVIK
- a CDS encoding toxin-antitoxin system YwqK family antitoxin: MRKKIFILTMLIFLFVNILSMAVENPTTLSDGLSLVDPTYQEALKDYKPNFENIDKIFNYIEKNIKEKGRAIFYSKLEKGKSEVIVTDENNNIIYIEKIPEKLTEMTPNLEMKQTYELKNGKTLEYSEMNTEMLGKKVKMKSETLRKIKINKKDAIKVLGSLDNLNNPSYNVYSNIEYSKFEVYDTNNNLLQRMNYRNNKMTIEQEVEGNKVKMIYLFDNINTMSGRLEAYKNDELISIIQIKNFLPEGEVKMFYPSGKLLSTFYVKSNKMDGPVKTYYENGKIQGIYNIKDNVLNGEAIEYDENGNVVEKVLYKNGKIVK
- a CDS encoding DUF1353 domain-containing protein; the protein is MEKSRLNTCPIDDKYWEVLEEYSYETSKGLVVVPKGFRTDYASVPKIFRNIINTYGKHGRAAVVHDWLYSSQCKIDVTRAEADKIFLEIMVEWNVKKYKRILMYVLVRMFGGSHFRKDT
- the truB gene encoding tRNA pseudouridine(55) synthase TruB, whose amino-acid sequence is MEGIIIVNKPKGITSFDVIRKLKKILKTKKIGHTGTLDPLATGVMLMCVGKATKLASDLEAKNKVYIADFDIGYATDTYDIEGKKIAENIIEISKENLEQSIKKFIGNIKQVPPMYSAIKIDGNKLYHLARKGIEVERPERDVTIEYINLLDFKDNKAKIETKVSKGCYIRSLIYDIGQDLGTYATMTALQRKQVGDYSLEDSYSLEQIEEMVLNNDFKFLKTVEEFFSYDKYSLQTEKEFILYKNGNTVKIKENLENKKYRIYFQNEFIGLANVENNNLLKGYKYY
- the typA gene encoding translational GTPase TypA yields the protein MKIKNIAIIAHVDHGKTTLVDCLLRQGGVFKTHELEKVEERVMDSDDIERERGITIFSKNASARYKDYKINIVDTPGHADFGGEVQRIMKMVDSVLLLVDAFEGPMPQTKYVLKKALEQGHRPIVVVNKVDKPNARPEDVLYMVYDLFIELNANEYQLEFPVVYASGKAGFARKELTDENTDMQPLFETILEHVQDPDGDVTKPTQFLITNIAYDNYVGKLAVGRIHNGTLKRNQDVMLIKRDGKQVKGKVSVLYGYEGLKRVEIEEAEAGDIVCIAGIDDIDIGETLADINEPIALPLIDIDEPTLAMTFMVNDSPFVGKEGKFVTSRHIWDRLQKEIQTNVSMRVEATDSPDSFIVKGRGELQLSILLENMRREGFEVQVSKPRVLFKEKDGKRLEPIELALIDVDDSFTGTVIEKMGVRKAEMVSMVPGQDGYTRLEFKVPARGLIGFRNEFLTDTKGTGILNHSFFDYEEYKGDIPTRNKGVLIATEPGVTVPYALNNLQDRGTLFLDPGIPVYEGMIVGEHNRENDLVVNVCKTKKLTNMRAAGSDDAVKLATPRKFTLEQALDYIAEDELVEVTPTNIRLRKKILKEGDRRKNWSALNNK
- a CDS encoding IS30 family transposase encodes the protein MIQQQYTIKRRKGQHLTLIERGKIEAFLKINMPKIQIASEIGISTRTLYREISRGMIKGLLNSDYSTYDAYSAEFAHRKYLEAMKGKEGTLKIGKNRKLIEYVENSMLNDKNSPYVALENAKKENIEVNICLKTLYNYIHKELFINFSEEDMIYKKDRRKQERIPKRIRKIGGKSIEERPEEINNRQELGHFEADTVLGKRGIKEAILVLTDRKTRLEMVRKIPDKTAESVIKELSKIITEYPGMIKSITSDNGSEFMRADKIEEENIAYYYAHSYSSWERGSNENNNKLIRRFIPKGTDISEISEEEIKRIEKWMNDYPRKIFNGKSANEMYLSEFTKYFS
- a CDS encoding Type 1 glutamine amidotransferase-like domain-containing protein, which codes for MKNLFLCSYFTGVKDTFKDFMNNDTKGKKALFIPTANIDEETKFLVDEAKEVFKSLGMEVEDLEISKLDEKTIKNKIEKANYLYVGGGNTFYLLQELKRKNLIDFIKNRVNSGMVYIGESAGAIITSKDTEYSDLMDDVSIAKDLKEYSGLNLVDFYIVPHLNEFPFEESSKQIVEKYKDILNIIAINNSQAIIIKDDSKLQL